One window from the genome of Marinobacter sp. LV10R510-11A encodes:
- a CDS encoding ChaN family lipoprotein, with the protein MNKLFIVALVVLIGSLNGCAAMVYSNKNSSEARPQTLYAARLIGSYSGVELSVEALAQRLAKTDVVVLGEYHGHQAAHLLQSQLQAALYSHKPLQVLSMEQFNMDNQAAVDTYLSGETGEAEMIEDSSAWDNYRGSYRPLVEFARQHAIPVIAANAPAKVVRCVGREGADYLGKLPEIERERLPNNPFMDTPAYRKKFIAAITDSHSAADEAMGERMNNTYKAQLLRDNTMASRILAAREAHPGHQVVHITGTFHSEEHLGTVALLKQRAPDISVAVISPVAWPAGANEAPLHSNRHKGDYLYFIQPLPEAFRNEEREQKAMSAKFRRPANDTCQGDSP; encoded by the coding sequence ATGAATAAATTATTCATCGTCGCGCTAGTTGTACTAATTGGCAGCCTGAACGGGTGTGCCGCCATGGTTTATTCCAACAAAAACAGCTCCGAAGCAAGACCACAGACCCTTTACGCAGCACGCCTGATTGGCTCATACAGCGGCGTTGAGCTGAGTGTCGAGGCGCTGGCCCAAAGGCTTGCGAAAACCGATGTGGTCGTCCTTGGTGAATACCATGGCCATCAGGCTGCTCACCTTCTGCAATCACAGCTTCAGGCTGCGCTTTATAGCCATAAGCCTTTGCAGGTGCTGTCCATGGAGCAGTTCAACATGGACAACCAAGCCGCAGTGGATACCTACCTGAGTGGTGAAACCGGCGAGGCCGAGATGATCGAAGATAGCAGCGCTTGGGACAATTACCGTGGCTCCTACCGGCCATTGGTGGAGTTCGCGCGCCAACATGCCATACCCGTCATTGCGGCCAACGCGCCCGCAAAAGTGGTACGTTGCGTTGGCCGGGAAGGCGCAGACTATCTGGGCAAACTGCCCGAAATCGAGCGGGAACGGCTACCGAACAACCCATTCATGGACACCCCGGCTTATCGCAAAAAGTTCATCGCTGCTATTACCGACAGCCATAGCGCCGCAGATGAAGCCATGGGGGAGCGCATGAACAACACGTACAAAGCCCAATTGTTGCGTGACAACACGATGGCTAGCCGCATACTGGCTGCCCGTGAAGCTCATCCTGGCCACCAGGTTGTTCACATCACCGGCACATTCCACAGCGAAGAACACTTAGGTACCGTTGCATTGCTTAAGCAACGCGCTCCGGACATTTCAGTTGCCGTTATTTCCCCCGTGGCCTGGCCAGCGGGCGCAAACGAGGCGCCCTTGCATAGCAACCGGCATAAGGGCGATTATCTCTACTTCATTCAGCCGCTACCGGAAGCATTCCGCAACGAAGAGCGCGAACAAAAAGCGATGTCTGCCAAATTTCGGCGACCCGCTAACGATACCTGCCAAGGAGATTCTCCATGA
- the dauA gene encoding C4-dicarboxylic acid transporter DauA, whose translation MSHRAHLFSLRLAHAFREACIDQPYNSRRFVRDLMAGVTVGIIAIPLAMALAIASGVAPQYGLYTAFIGGFIIALTGGSRFSVSGPTAAFVVILYPIAQTYGLGGLLLATLMSGVLLIIMAIMRLGRFIEYIPESVTLGFTGGIAVVIATLQVKDFFGLSVETMPEHYWDKLAVLAQSFPALDSMSALVAVVTLAVMLLWPRLKTPVPPHLPAVVIGSLLALWLNANGAAVDTIGSRFSYLLPGGGTGAGIPPFLPEFAWPWQQADASGEAIGLSWSMVRELLPAAFAIAMLGAIESLLCAVVLDGMTGKRHSANSELMGQGIGNILVPFFGGITATAAIARSAANYRAGAESPVAAMIHAAVVLLALVSLAGVLAYLPMPAMASLLIMVAWNMSEAPKAVHLLKTAPRSDVLVFLTCFSLTVALDMVIAITTGVLLAAVLFMREMAEMTKVTDITTGKRVSEEKLPAGWRVFKINGPLFFAAADRIFGELAELSRDVDGFILYLDGVTVLDAGGLSALNKLIATCQNDGTRIVIADLQSQPLRTLSRGGIGPVEGVLQFTSTLREALELSLSSMAQKRATLS comes from the coding sequence ATGTCCCATCGCGCCCATCTTTTTTCCCTCCGGCTTGCCCACGCCTTTCGGGAAGCCTGCATTGATCAGCCCTACAACAGCCGCCGTTTCGTGCGCGATCTCATGGCAGGCGTTACCGTGGGCATTATCGCAATACCGCTGGCCATGGCACTGGCTATCGCAAGCGGCGTGGCGCCTCAGTATGGTCTTTATACGGCGTTCATAGGCGGCTTTATTATTGCGCTGACCGGCGGTAGCCGTTTCAGTGTCTCCGGCCCCACAGCGGCTTTTGTCGTTATTCTTTATCCTATCGCCCAAACCTATGGCCTTGGTGGCCTGTTGCTGGCTACCCTGATGTCCGGCGTTCTGCTGATTATCATGGCAATTATGCGCTTGGGCCGCTTTATCGAATACATTCCGGAATCCGTTACTCTTGGGTTTACCGGTGGTATTGCCGTGGTGATCGCAACCCTGCAGGTAAAAGACTTTTTTGGTCTCTCGGTAGAGACCATGCCGGAGCACTATTGGGACAAACTGGCAGTGCTAGCGCAGAGTTTCCCCGCGCTGGATTCCATGAGCGCGCTGGTCGCCGTGGTTACGCTTGCGGTTATGCTGCTTTGGCCACGCCTGAAGACTCCGGTTCCGCCCCATCTTCCGGCGGTGGTTATTGGAAGCCTGTTGGCGCTGTGGCTTAACGCCAACGGGGCCGCAGTGGATACCATAGGGTCAAGGTTCAGCTATCTGCTCCCGGGCGGCGGCACGGGAGCTGGCATCCCGCCTTTTTTACCGGAATTTGCCTGGCCCTGGCAGCAAGCTGATGCCAGTGGCGAGGCTATCGGGTTGTCCTGGAGCATGGTGCGCGAACTCTTGCCCGCTGCTTTCGCCATCGCCATGCTTGGTGCTATCGAATCGCTGCTCTGTGCCGTGGTGCTTGATGGCATGACCGGAAAGCGCCACAGCGCCAACAGCGAATTGATGGGGCAGGGCATTGGCAACATTTTGGTACCCTTTTTCGGAGGCATTACCGCTACAGCAGCCATAGCCCGGTCCGCCGCAAATTACCGCGCCGGTGCTGAATCGCCCGTCGCAGCCATGATTCATGCCGCAGTGGTTCTGCTGGCGTTGGTGTCCCTGGCCGGCGTACTGGCCTACTTGCCTATGCCAGCCATGGCGTCCCTGTTGATCATGGTAGCCTGGAACATGAGCGAAGCGCCTAAGGCTGTGCATCTGCTGAAGACCGCGCCGCGCAGTGATGTTCTGGTCTTCCTGACCTGCTTTTCCCTTACCGTTGCCCTGGATATGGTCATCGCCATTACCACCGGCGTATTACTGGCCGCTGTGTTGTTCATGCGTGAAATGGCTGAGATGACCAAGGTAACCGATATAACCACGGGCAAACGGGTCAGCGAAGAAAAACTGCCGGCGGGCTGGCGAGTATTCAAAATTAATGGCCCGTTGTTTTTTGCAGCAGCAGACCGCATTTTTGGCGAGCTCGCGGAGCTGTCTCGAGACGTTGACGGGTTTATCCTGTATCTGGATGGCGTCACCGTACTAGATGCAGGCGGACTGTCTGCCCTTAATAAGTTGATCGCCACCTGCCAGAATGACGGCACCCGTATTGTGATTGCTGATTTGCAGTCGCAACCTCTGCGAACGCTTTCGCGCGGTGGAATTGGGCCGGTGGAAGGGGTTCTGCAGTTTACGTCGACGCTGCGGGAGGCCTTGGAGTTGTCCTTATCATCCATGGCTCAAAAGCGCGCAACGCTTTCATAA